TGTTTACTGGACCACTCGCCGGCGTGGGCCGAGCGGTTCCGGCACGAGATAGCTTCCTACCGGTCCTTCGTACGCCACCGTCCGCCGGTGCGCGCGCCGCGGCTGATCGCCGCGGACCCGGACAACTGCACGCTGGTGATCGAGCGGATGCCCGGACGGGCCGCGGCGCTCTCGCGCCACCCCGTGGAGGCCCCGCCGCGGTCCGACGTGCGGGCGGCGCTCGGGGCGATCGCCCGGCTCAACGCCTGGCGTCCGCCGGCCGGGACCTTCGACGCGCCGCTGGACTACGGGACGAGGATCGCCCGCTACCACGAGCTCGGGCTCTTCACCGACCGGGACCGCGACGACCTGCAGAAGCTGCTGCACGGCCTGGCCCACGCCGGCGGCCGGCAGGGCATGGGCCAGTTCTGCCACGGCGACGCCCTGCTCTCCAACATCCTCCTCTCCCCCGCCGGTCCGGTCCTCGTCGACTGGGAGCACGCCGGCTGGTACCTGCCCGGCTACGACCTGGCGACGCTGTGGGCGGTGCTCGGTGACGCGCCGCTGGCGCGCCGGCAGATCAGCCAGATGGCACAGCAGCAGGGTCCGGCCGCCAGGGACGCCTTCCTGGTGAACCTGATGATCGTGCTGACGCGGGAGATCCGGACGTACGAGACGGCCGTGCAGCGGACCATCAAGGAGGCTCCGCCGGCGGGCACGGTGCCGGTGCCCTCGGGGGCGCTGGCGCCCGGGGAGGAACAGCGGCTGCTGCTGAGGCGGCTGCACGACGACTGCGCCATGGCACGGCGGGCCGTGCGCGCGGCGGTCGGGACGCGCTGACGTCCCGACCGCGAGACGGGGGTGTGCGCCGCGCACCCGGTGCCGACACACCGGGAGTGCGGCGCTTCGCCGTCTCCGGGGGCCTCATTGGTCGAGACCACCGACGCGCCGCCGGTGGGCGGGCCGTCACCGCGAAAGTCGGCCCGTTCGGCCGCCGAAACCGCGCTGACGTGGGAACTCCCTCTCGGCGAGGGGTGATTGACGGATGGTCCGGGAGCCGCTACCCCTGTACGGGTTCGGTCCCGCACGCCCCCGTGTCACCCCCCGCCCCTGGAGGCTGCCTTGCTCCGTTCCGCGTCCCGAGGACGTGTGCTCTCCGTCGCCGCGTCCGCGGCCCTGCTCCTGCCGCTGCTGTCGGGCGCGCCGCCGGCCGGTGCCGACGCGCCGGTGGCGGACTCCCTCCAGCGTCAGTTCGCGGCGGCGGCCGAGCGCCACGGTGTCCCGCAGAGCGTGCTGCTCGCCGTCTCGTACCTCCAGTCGCGCTGGGACGGGCACGCCGGCGCGCCCAGCGTGACCGGCGGCTACGGGCCGATGCACCTCACCGACACGGCGACGGCGCTGGCCCGTTCCGTACCGCACCACTCGGAGGACGGCGAGGACGCGCGCGGCGACGACGCCCGGCCGGACCGCTCCGGGGCGGAGGCGGCGCCGCCCTCGCCGGAGGAGCTGCCGGCCCGGCTGCGGACCCTGGAGCGGGCCTCGGCGCTCTCCGGGATCCCGGCGGAGGAGCTGCGGACCTCGACGGCGGCCAACATCGAGGGCGGCGCGGCGCTGCTCGCGGCGGCCCAGCGGGAGGCGGGGCTGGCGCCGAGCACGGACCCCGCCGACTGGTACGGGGCGGTGGCCCGCTACTCGGGCGCCGACGACGCGGCCACGGCGGCGGCGTACGCGAACGACGTCTTCGACGTGATCCGGACCGGCGAGGAGCGGGTCACGGACAGCGGGCAGCGGGTGGTGCTGCCGGCCGCTCCGGCGGTGGCGCCGGAGACCGGTCAGGTGGCGGCGCTGGGGCTGCGGGCGCCGGAGCGGGGCCTGGTGGAGTGCCCGACGACGGTGGCGTGCGAGTGGATCCCGGCGCCGTACGAGGAGTTCGGCGACGGCGACTACGGCAACCACGACAAGGCGGACCGGCCGGTCTCCCAGTCGATCGACTACATCGTCGTGCACGACACCGAGGCGACCTGGGACGTCACCCTGAAGCTGGTGCAGGACCCGACATACGTCTCCTGGCAGTACTCGCTGCGCTCCTCGGACGGGCACGTCGCCCAGCACCTGCCGCTGAAGGACGTCGGCTGGCACGCCGGGAACTGGTTCGTGAACGCGAAGTCCGTGGGTCTGGAGCACGAGGGCTTCCTGACGGCCCCGGACTCCTGGTACACGGAGGCGATGTACCGGAGTTCGGCGCGGCTGGTGCGGTACCTGGCGCAGCGGTACGACATCCCGCTGGACCGGCAGCACGTCATCGGGCACGACAACGTGCCGGGGACGGTGACGTCGTCGATCCGGGGCATGCACACCGACCCGGGGCCGTACTGGGACTGGGCGCACTACTTCCGGCTGCTCGGCCGGCCGCTGACGCCGAGCGCGGGGCCGGCGGCGGGCGTGGTGACGATCCGGCCGGCGTACGGGGAGAACCGGCCGGTCTACACGGGGTGCGCGACGGCCGGGGAGGCGTGCGCGCCGCACGGGAGCGGAGCCGTGCGCCTGCACACCGCGCCGAGCGCCGACGCGCCGCTGGTGAAGGACATCGGGCTGCGGCCGGGCGGGCAGGACTCCACGACGGGCGTCAACGACACGGGTGCGCGGGCGTCGACGGGGCAGAGCTACGCGGTGGCGGAGCGCCGGGGCGACTGGACGGCGATCTGGTACCTCGGGCAGAAGGCGTGGTTCCACAATCCGGCGGCGGCGCCGACGGCGGTGAACGCGCGCGGCCGGGTGCTGACTCCGCGCGAGGGGCTGGCGGAGGTGCCGGTGTACGGGCGGGCCTATCCGGAGGCGTCGGCGTACCCGGCCGGGGTGCCGGTGCAGGCGGTCTCGCCGCTGCCGTACCGGCTGCTCGCCGGGCAGAAGTACGTGGTGGGTCACAAGACGCCCGGAGAGTACTACTACGCACCGGTGTTCGACAGCAGTGGGCACCGGGTGGTCCGCGGCCAGGAGGAGTACTACCAGATCCAGTTCGGCCATCGCATCGCCTTCGTGAAGGCCGCTGACGTGCGGGTCTCGCAGAGCTGAGCCGGTGTGGCCGAAAGGTGTGGGGTGGTGCCGGAGTCCTCCTCCGACACCACCCCTTCCTCTGCTCATACGACTATTCCCGAGGCGCGGTTCCGCACCCGGGACGGGGGTAAGGCTGGGCCGGAACAGCACCCCCTCCACCGGAAAGGCCCGTCCGCACATGCCTCAGCCCTTCGCCATGCCGGATTTCTATGTCCCGTATCCGGCGCGCCTCAACCCCCATGTGGAGGCGGCCCGGACGCACACCCGGGACTGGGCCCGCGCGATGGGGATGCTGGAGGGCTCCGGGGTCTGGGAGACGGCCGACCTCGACGCGCACGACTACGCGCTGCTCTGCGCCTACACCCACCCCGACTGCGACGAGGAGGCGCTGAACCTCGTCACCGACTGGTACACGTGGGTCTTCTTCTTCGACGACCACTTCCTGGAGGTCTTCAAGCGCCCCCAGGACCGGGCCGGCGGCAAGGAGTACCTCGACCGGCTGCCGTCCTTCATGCCCGCCGACCCGCTGCACGGCATGCCCGCGCCGGTCAACGCGGTGGAGGCCGGACTCGCCGACCTGTGGCGGCGCACCGTCCCCGCGATGTCCGACGGCTGGCGGCGCCGCTTCGCCGAGGCCACCGAGGCCCTCCTCTACGAGTCCCTCTGGGAGCTCGACAACATCAACGACGGCCGGATCGCCAACCCCCTCGAATACATCGAGATGCGCCGCAAGGTCGGCGGCGCCCCCTGGTCCGCCGGGCTCGTGGAGTACGCCGCCGGGGCCGAGGTCCCCGACCGGGTCGCCGGATCCCGGCCGCTGCGGGTGCTCCGCGACGCCTTCTCGGACGCCGTCCACCTGCGCAACGACCTCTTCTCGTACCAGCGCGAGGTCGAGGACGAGGGCGAGAACAGCAACGGCGTGCTGGTCCTGGAGCACTTCCTCGGCTGCTCCACCCAGGAGGCCGCCGAGGCCGTCAACGACCTGCTGACCTCACGGCTCCAGCAGTTCGAGAACACCGCCCTCACCGAGGTGCCCGCGCTCGCCGTCCAGGAGCGCCTCGCCCCGGCGGAGATCGCGGCGATCGGCGCGTACACCAAGGGACTCCAGGACTGGCAGTCCGGCGGGCACGAGTGGCACATGCGCTCCAGCCGGTACATGAACGAGGGCATGGTCGACGCCGCCGTCCCCGCGCCGGCGCTGGGCATGGCCGTCCTCGACATCCGCAGCCTGCTCGGCGGCCGGTCCGCCGACGCGCGGCGGCGGAGCCTCGGCCACACGCCCCACCAGCCCGTCGGCCCCCTCCCGCTGCCCGACTTCGCGCTCCCCTACCCGCTCGCCCTCAGCCCGCACCACCAGGAGGCCAAGCGGCGCTCCGAGGACTGGGCCGAGGCCATGGGGCTGCTCGACGACATCTGGGACCGGCCCCTGATGGCGGGCTTCGACCTCGCCCTCTGCTCGGCCGGCCTCGATCCCGACGCCACCCTGGAGGAGCTGGAGCTCAGCGCCCTCTGGCTGACGTGGGGAACCTACGCCGACGACTACTACCCGATGGTCTTCGGCCGGCCGCGCGACCTGGCGGGCGCCCGGGCGCAGACCGAGCGGCTGAAGGCGTGCCTGCCGGTCGACGACCCCGCCTCCGCCGCCGGCTTCGCCGTGAATCCGCTGGAGCGGTCGCTGGCCGACGTGTGGGCGCGGACCGCCGGGCCGATGAGGCCCGAGGCGCGGACGGAGCTGTGGACCGCGCTCGACGCGATGCTGGAGAGCTGGATGTGGGAGCTGCACAACCAGGCCCAGCACCGCGTGCCCGACCCCGTCGACTACGTCGAGATGCGGCGCAGCACCTTCGGATCCGAACTGACCATGCTGATGGGCCGGTTGCGCCGGGACGGCGCCCTGCCGCCGCAGCTGTTCCGCTCGGGCACGGTCCGCGCGCTGGAGAACGCGGTGGCGGACTACGGGGCGCTCGTCAACGACCTCTTCTCGTACCAGAAGGAGGTGGAGGTGGAGGGCGAGCTGCACAACGGGGTGCTCGTGCTGGAGAAGTTCTTCGACGTCGACCGGGACACCGCCGCCCGGATGGTGCACGACCTGATGTCCGGCCGACTGCGCCAGTACGAGCATCTGAAGCAGCGTGAAGTACCGCTGCTGTACGCCCACTTCGGGCTGGACGCGGAAGGCAGGGCGGTCTTCGAGGCGTGGCTGCGGGAGCTGGAGGACTGGCTCGCGGGGGTGCTGCACTGGCACCGCAGCGTGCGGCGGTACGGCGCCGGGGACGTCCACGCGGGCGCCGGAACGCCGCTGTTCCGCGACCGCGCCGTCGGGACCGCGCCGGTGTCCGACTGGACCACCCCGCGCGGGCTCGGCACCACCGCGGCGCGGGTCGCGACCGCCTTCGCCGGCGCCCCGTCCTGACAGCGGCGAAGGGCCGCCCCGGGGTCTCCGGGGCGGCCCTTCGCTCCTCGGCGGGTCTAACGGGAGCCGCGGCCGCGCAGCTCGTCGATCTCGCGGCGCTCGCGCTTGGTGGGGCGGCCCGCGCCGCGGTCGCGGACGGCGGCCAGCGCCACGTGCTCGCGCGGCGGCGGGGGCGGGCTGTTGTCCACGTACGCCTCGGCGGCCACCGGCGGGCCGACCCGCTTCGTCAGCAGCTCCTTGACCTCGACGATCCGCTCCCGGCCGGCCACGTAGACCCGGACCTCGTCGCCCGGCTTCACGGACTGGGCGGGCTTGGCCCGCTCGCCGTTGACCTTGACGTGTCCGGCCCGGCAGGCCGCGGCGGCCTGGGAGCGGGTCTTGGTCAGGCGGACCGCCCAGATCCAGGCGTCGACGCGTGCGCTCATCGGCCCCCGCCCCCGCTCAGCCCTGCTGGAACAGCTCGGCGGGAAGAGGCTTGAGCAGCGCGTAGAGGTCGTCGGTGATCGGCCGGTCCCAACTGGCGATCGTCACCAGGACGTTGTCGCTGCGGTCGAACTGGACGCAGGAGATACGGCTCTCGGAGAGCTTGAGGCGGCGCACGATGAGGAGGTTGTCGCCCTGCATCACGGGGACGTCCTCGGTGTCGAGCACCTCGACCGGCTCGTCGTTCTCGAGGGCGGCGAGGAGCTGGGCCACCTCGAAGGGGATCTGGCCGTCGGCGAGCTCCCGGGCCGGGGAGCCCTCCGGCAGGTTGCCGATGATCATCGCGGGGCCGCGGCCGCCGAAGAGGTCGTAGCGCAGGAAGACGCCCTGGCAGGAACCGTCGGGAGCGGGCAGCAGACCGGCGCCGAGATTGCCGGGCCAGTCCCCCGGGTCCATGGCCAGGACATCGAAGTCCGGGCCCGCGGGAGTGGCGCTGCGGCGGCGGAGGAAGGACATACGGCCATGGTACGTGCCCGGGCGCGCGGCGCGGCGCCGGGCTCCGTCCTTCCGGCGCCGTCCGGGCGGGCCCGGCGGCCTCAGTCCGCCGGATCCGCCGCCGCCTCCGTCGCCTCCGCCGGCTCGTGCTCGTCGGTGCCGCCCAGGGCGTGGGCGAGACCGGAGCGGTCGGTGCCCAGCTTGCGGTAGACGGAGGAGAGCAGCCGGGCGGCGGTCGTGGGGTCGACGCCGAGGGCGGTGGCCGGGTCGACGCCGCGGACGCTGGCCCGGGCGGCGGCCCGCTCACGCGCCGTGAGCGAGTTGTCGTCGGCGGTGTGCAGGGCGCGCGGGCGCAGTCCGGCGGCGGCCAGCTCGGCGCGGGCCTCCTCGACCAGGCCGTCGGCCCCGCAGTCCTGGGCGGTCTCCAGCCCCCGGTACAGGTGCTCGGCGGCCTCGGCATGGCGTTCGGTGCGGCGGAGCGCGGCGCCGAGGGCGACGAGCGAGCGGGCCAGCTCGTACGCGGCCGGGGACTGGTCCAGCCAGTCGACGGACTCCTCCAGGAGCTTGATCCGCTCGGCGCCCTCGGAGACCTCGGCGGTCACGCGGAGCG
The Streptomyces roseofulvus genome window above contains:
- a CDS encoding aminoglycoside phosphotransferase family protein gives rise to the protein MYTASSSVSAPPRPQSRMVPAGAGPYLAPAPRGARPRSWAAGTGTGPGAQMSGRIDLSGPQGAQLKVAIASVQRICPEFNPVQVLRRSGRSVLIVGTTGRTTAVAKCLLDHSPAWAERFRHEIASYRSFVRHRPPVRAPRLIAADPDNCTLVIERMPGRAAALSRHPVEAPPRSDVRAALGAIARLNAWRPPAGTFDAPLDYGTRIARYHELGLFTDRDRDDLQKLLHGLAHAGGRQGMGQFCHGDALLSNILLSPAGPVLVDWEHAGWYLPGYDLATLWAVLGDAPLARRQISQMAQQQGPAARDAFLVNLMIVLTREIRTYETAVQRTIKEAPPAGTVPVPSGALAPGEEQRLLLRRLHDDCAMARRAVRAAVGTR
- a CDS encoding peptidoglycan recognition family protein encodes the protein MLSVAASAALLLPLLSGAPPAGADAPVADSLQRQFAAAAERHGVPQSVLLAVSYLQSRWDGHAGAPSVTGGYGPMHLTDTATALARSVPHHSEDGEDARGDDARPDRSGAEAAPPSPEELPARLRTLERASALSGIPAEELRTSTAANIEGGAALLAAAQREAGLAPSTDPADWYGAVARYSGADDAATAAAYANDVFDVIRTGEERVTDSGQRVVLPAAPAVAPETGQVAALGLRAPERGLVECPTTVACEWIPAPYEEFGDGDYGNHDKADRPVSQSIDYIVVHDTEATWDVTLKLVQDPTYVSWQYSLRSSDGHVAQHLPLKDVGWHAGNWFVNAKSVGLEHEGFLTAPDSWYTEAMYRSSARLVRYLAQRYDIPLDRQHVIGHDNVPGTVTSSIRGMHTDPGPYWDWAHYFRLLGRPLTPSAGPAAGVVTIRPAYGENRPVYTGCATAGEACAPHGSGAVRLHTAPSADAPLVKDIGLRPGGQDSTTGVNDTGARASTGQSYAVAERRGDWTAIWYLGQKAWFHNPAAAPTAVNARGRVLTPREGLAEVPVYGRAYPEASAYPAGVPVQAVSPLPYRLLAGQKYVVGHKTPGEYYYAPVFDSSGHRVVRGQEEYYQIQFGHRIAFVKAADVRVSQS
- a CDS encoding terpene synthase family protein codes for the protein MPQPFAMPDFYVPYPARLNPHVEAARTHTRDWARAMGMLEGSGVWETADLDAHDYALLCAYTHPDCDEEALNLVTDWYTWVFFFDDHFLEVFKRPQDRAGGKEYLDRLPSFMPADPLHGMPAPVNAVEAGLADLWRRTVPAMSDGWRRRFAEATEALLYESLWELDNINDGRIANPLEYIEMRRKVGGAPWSAGLVEYAAGAEVPDRVAGSRPLRVLRDAFSDAVHLRNDLFSYQREVEDEGENSNGVLVLEHFLGCSTQEAAEAVNDLLTSRLQQFENTALTEVPALAVQERLAPAEIAAIGAYTKGLQDWQSGGHEWHMRSSRYMNEGMVDAAVPAPALGMAVLDIRSLLGGRSADARRRSLGHTPHQPVGPLPLPDFALPYPLALSPHHQEAKRRSEDWAEAMGLLDDIWDRPLMAGFDLALCSAGLDPDATLEELELSALWLTWGTYADDYYPMVFGRPRDLAGARAQTERLKACLPVDDPASAAGFAVNPLERSLADVWARTAGPMRPEARTELWTALDAMLESWMWELHNQAQHRVPDPVDYVEMRRSTFGSELTMLMGRLRRDGALPPQLFRSGTVRALENAVADYGALVNDLFSYQKEVEVEGELHNGVLVLEKFFDVDRDTAARMVHDLMSGRLRQYEHLKQREVPLLYAHFGLDAEGRAVFEAWLRELEDWLAGVLHWHRSVRRYGAGDVHAGAGTPLFRDRAVGTAPVSDWTTPRGLGTTAARVATAFAGAPS
- a CDS encoding RNA-binding S4 domain-containing protein, whose amino-acid sequence is MSARVDAWIWAVRLTKTRSQAAAACRAGHVKVNGERAKPAQSVKPGDEVRVYVAGRERIVEVKELLTKRVGPPVAAEAYVDNSPPPPPREHVALAAVRDRGAGRPTKRERREIDELRGRGSR